One genomic region from Curtobacterium sp. 9128 encodes:
- the ybaK gene encoding Cys-tRNA(Pro) deacylase, with translation MSVGSPSTPATLALERAGVPFTPHVYEHHETATNFGEEAAAALGLREEQVFKTLIVSVDGALAVAIVPVANRLDLKAIAAAVGGKRATLADPALAEKRTGYVVGGISPVGQRSRTRTVLDESATEYATIFVSGGRRGFDIEIAPSDLLAVTEATTAAIART, from the coding sequence ATGAGCGTTGGATCCCCGAGCACCCCTGCCACGCTCGCGCTGGAGCGGGCAGGCGTCCCGTTCACCCCGCACGTGTACGAGCACCACGAGACCGCGACGAACTTCGGCGAAGAGGCGGCCGCCGCGCTCGGCCTCCGTGAGGAGCAGGTCTTCAAGACGCTGATCGTCTCCGTCGACGGGGCCCTGGCGGTCGCGATCGTCCCGGTCGCGAATCGTCTGGACCTCAAGGCCATCGCCGCGGCGGTCGGGGGCAAGAGGGCCACGCTCGCCGACCCTGCCCTCGCCGAGAAGCGCACCGGCTACGTCGTCGGCGGGATCAGCCCCGTCGGCCAGCGGTCCCGGACCCGTACCGTGCTCGACGAGTCGGCGACCGAGTACGCGACGATCTTCGTGTCCGGCGGCCGTCGGGGCTTCGACATCGAGATCGCCCCGAGCGACCTGCTCGCGGTCACCGAGGCCACGACCGCTGCGATCGCCCGCACCTGA
- a CDS encoding ATP-dependent Clp protease ATP-binding subunit has translation MPETFGPTGGSDSFDEFLARLLAAQTDGDTQRYRSLGRPVDITRLLSRRTHELLQHTAEFAVAQGQREIDALHILHVLVRTQPFDAVIRSGGVDPERLAEEIEQRLPAPSDVRVDGRPALTPSAQRILVEATQAARGFGSTYTDPEHVFFALVMDQETVTGQLLASAGVTPQVMQSYAQQAADAAREGRPMPGTTEADQQEQSDTPTLDQFGTDLTERARDGRIDPVVGRAEEIEQTVEILLRRTKNNPVLIGEPGVGKTAIVEGLAQRIADGDVPALLHGKRVVSLDLAGMLSGTRYRGDFEERLTKAMDEIAAHADELIVFVDELHTVVGAGGGGEGGSMDAGNILKPRLARGDLHMVGATTLNEYRRIEKDAALERRFQPVTVGEPSVEDAVAILTGLAPRYAEHHGVTYTDDALRAAVELSHRYVTDRHLPDKAIDLIDQAGARRRLARSGEVDVEALRDQLAELLADKDRAVAEELYEEASRLRDQTVELEARITAASSADVSRASRPGDAEQDRVTGEITEADIAAVVSRATGIPATRLTQGDRTRLAALESELHERVVGQDDAVRAIATAVRRNRTGMGDPRRPVGSFLFLGPTGVGKTELAKSLAASLFGDESAMLRFDMSEFGERHTVSRLVGAPPGYVGYDEAGQLTERVRRNPYSVVLLDEVEKAHPDVFNLLLQVLDDGRLTDGQGRTVDFRNTVVIMTSNIGSEFLASRSGALGFSASADGGYSDDDLRNRVMGKLREAMRPEFINRIDDIVLFRKLDREQLHAIVSLLVSETAMRLIAQDMVLSVSDEAVDWLAEHGYEPEYGARPLRRLIQREVDDRIATLVVDGAVQAGDTVRVTVGEDGLVVRAQAAVGV, from the coding sequence TTGCCAGAGACGTTCGGCCCGACCGGCGGCAGTGACTCGTTCGACGAGTTCCTCGCCCGCCTGCTCGCGGCGCAGACCGACGGTGACACCCAGCGCTACCGTTCGCTGGGACGCCCCGTCGACATCACGCGACTGCTCAGCCGTCGCACCCACGAGCTGCTCCAGCACACCGCCGAGTTCGCGGTGGCCCAGGGGCAGCGTGAGATCGACGCACTGCACATCCTGCACGTGCTCGTCCGCACCCAGCCCTTCGATGCCGTGATCCGCTCCGGTGGCGTCGACCCCGAACGCCTGGCCGAGGAGATCGAGCAGCGACTCCCCGCCCCGTCCGACGTCCGCGTCGACGGGCGCCCGGCGCTGACCCCGTCCGCGCAGCGCATCCTCGTCGAGGCGACGCAGGCCGCGCGCGGGTTCGGGAGCACCTACACCGACCCCGAGCACGTCTTCTTCGCGCTCGTGATGGACCAGGAGACCGTCACCGGCCAGCTCCTCGCGAGCGCCGGCGTGACGCCCCAGGTCATGCAGTCCTACGCACAACAGGCCGCAGATGCGGCTCGAGAGGGGCGTCCCATGCCGGGAACGACCGAGGCGGACCAGCAGGAGCAGTCGGACACCCCGACGCTCGACCAGTTCGGCACCGACCTGACCGAGCGCGCTCGTGACGGCCGCATCGACCCCGTGGTCGGGCGTGCGGAGGAGATCGAGCAGACCGTCGAGATCCTGCTCCGTCGCACCAAGAACAACCCCGTGCTGATCGGCGAGCCCGGCGTCGGCAAGACCGCCATCGTCGAGGGGCTCGCACAGCGCATCGCCGACGGTGACGTCCCCGCCCTGCTCCACGGCAAGCGCGTCGTCTCCCTCGACCTCGCGGGCATGCTCTCCGGCACCCGCTACCGCGGTGACTTCGAGGAGCGCCTCACGAAGGCGATGGACGAGATCGCGGCGCACGCCGACGAGCTCATCGTCTTCGTGGACGAGCTCCACACCGTCGTCGGTGCCGGTGGTGGCGGCGAGGGCGGCTCGATGGATGCCGGCAACATCCTCAAGCCCCGGCTCGCCCGCGGTGACCTGCACATGGTCGGCGCGACGACGTTGAACGAGTACCGACGGATCGAGAAGGACGCAGCACTCGAGCGTCGCTTCCAGCCCGTCACGGTGGGGGAGCCGAGCGTCGAGGACGCCGTCGCGATCCTGACCGGCCTCGCCCCGCGCTACGCCGAGCACCACGGTGTCACCTACACCGACGACGCCCTCCGCGCCGCGGTCGAGCTGTCGCACCGGTACGTCACCGACCGGCACCTGCCCGACAAGGCCATCGACCTCATCGACCAGGCCGGCGCACGCCGTCGGCTCGCCCGTTCGGGCGAGGTCGACGTCGAGGCGCTCCGCGACCAGCTCGCCGAGCTGCTGGCGGACAAGGACCGCGCAGTCGCCGAGGAGCTGTACGAGGAGGCGTCGCGCCTGCGCGACCAGACGGTCGAACTGGAGGCCCGGATCACCGCCGCCTCGTCGGCGGACGTCAGCCGGGCCTCCCGTCCGGGAGACGCTGAACAGGACCGGGTGACCGGCGAGATCACGGAAGCGGACATCGCTGCGGTGGTGAGCCGCGCCACCGGGATCCCGGCCACCCGGCTGACGCAGGGCGACCGGACGCGCCTCGCCGCGCTCGAGTCCGAGCTGCACGAACGCGTGGTCGGCCAGGACGACGCGGTCCGCGCGATCGCCACGGCGGTCCGCCGCAACCGGACCGGCATGGGCGACCCGCGCCGACCGGTGGGCAGCTTCCTGTTCCTCGGGCCGACCGGCGTCGGCAAGACCGAGCTGGCGAAGTCGCTCGCGGCGTCGCTGTTCGGCGACGAGTCGGCGATGCTCCGCTTCGACATGAGCGAGTTCGGCGAGCGGCACACCGTCTCCCGACTGGTCGGCGCCCCTCCCGGGTACGTCGGCTACGACGAGGCCGGTCAGCTCACCGAGCGCGTCCGTCGCAACCCGTACTCGGTCGTCCTGCTGGACGAGGTCGAGAAGGCGCACCCGGACGTGTTCAACCTGCTCCTGCAGGTGCTCGACGACGGTCGCCTGACCGACGGACAGGGTCGGACGGTCGACTTCCGGAACACGGTGGTCATCATGACGTCGAACATCGGGTCCGAGTTCCTCGCGTCGCGCTCCGGTGCGCTCGGGTTCTCGGCGTCGGCGGACGGCGGCTACTCGGACGACGACCTGCGGAACCGGGTGATGGGCAAGCTCCGCGAGGCCATGCGCCCCGAGTTCATCAACCGCATCGACGACATCGTGCTGTTCCGCAAACTCGACCGTGAGCAGCTGCACGCGATCGTGTCCCTGCTCGTCTCGGAGACCGCGATGCGACTCATCGCCCAGGACATGGTGCTGTCGGTGTCCGACGAGGCGGTCGACTGGCTCGCCGAGCACGGGTACGAGCCGGAGTACGGCGCCCGCCCACTGCGCCGGCTGATCCAGCGCGAGGTCGACGACCGCATCGCGACCCTCGTCGTCGACGGTGCCGTGCAGGCCGGTGACACGGTCCGCGTGACCGTCGGCGAGGACGGCCTGGTCGTGCGCGCGCAGGCAGCGGTCGGCGTCTAG
- a CDS encoding adenine phosphoribosyltransferase, whose translation MTETAAALVERLTAIVPDFPKPGILFRDVTPVFSDAVAFGRVCEALAAPFAIGAGFDAVAGIEARGFALAGGIAAQHQVGVLTIRKAGKLPGEVLSEQYALEYGEAELELRPGQLPAGTRVLVVDDVLATGGTADATITLLERAGYQAIGFAALLELDGLAGRERIEPRLPVTTLGMVPA comes from the coding sequence GTGACCGAAACCGCTGCTGCCCTCGTCGAACGACTCACCGCCATCGTCCCGGACTTCCCGAAGCCGGGGATCCTGTTCCGTGACGTGACGCCGGTGTTCTCCGACGCCGTGGCGTTCGGCCGGGTCTGCGAAGCCCTCGCAGCCCCGTTCGCGATCGGCGCCGGGTTCGACGCCGTCGCGGGCATCGAAGCACGCGGGTTCGCACTCGCCGGCGGGATCGCCGCGCAGCACCAGGTCGGCGTGCTGACGATCCGGAAGGCGGGCAAGCTCCCCGGCGAGGTCCTCAGTGAGCAGTACGCGCTCGAGTACGGCGAGGCCGAGCTCGAGCTCCGTCCGGGTCAGCTCCCGGCCGGTACGCGCGTGCTCGTGGTGGACGACGTCCTCGCGACCGGCGGGACCGCGGACGCCACGATCACGCTGCTGGAACGTGCCGGATACCAGGCCATCGGGTTCGCGGCGCTGCTCGAACTCGACGGGCTCGCGGGCCGGGAGCGCATCGAACCGCGCCTGCCCGTGACGACGCTCGGGATGGTCCCGGCGTGA